A DNA window from Paraclostridium bifermentans contains the following coding sequences:
- a CDS encoding minor capsid protein codes for MNSKEYWLKREQQKLDEQMKDVKKLEGKLNREFAKASKEIEKEINTLFQRYAKDNKLSYVEAEKYLTSKEFREWKYDLKEYISLIESTGDEKLLIELNTLAMKSRISRLEEIKYQIDKHINNTYSEVYTGTTELLKASVKDSYYKTIYDVQKYVGGASFAKVDEKLIKEILSYPWSGKNYSQRIWGTNRDRLKDILETEMTQMITRGESSRTVAKRVSEVMDVGYERAISLINTEHSYVMSESTAIAFKESGVEKYEFLATLDTRTSKTCQSLDGKVFKLSERQVGVNASPMHTRCRSTEIPYIEGDSLTTRFARNKNGKGIEVPSNMKYDEWYKKYVEA; via the coding sequence ATGAATAGTAAAGAGTATTGGCTTAAAAGAGAGCAACAAAAGCTAGATGAGCAAATGAAGGATGTTAAAAAGCTAGAAGGAAAACTTAATAGAGAATTTGCAAAAGCTTCTAAAGAAATAGAAAAGGAGATAAATACTTTATTTCAAAGATATGCAAAGGATAATAAATTAAGTTATGTAGAAGCAGAAAAGTACTTAACATCAAAAGAGTTTAGAGAATGGAAGTATGACTTAAAAGAATATATAAGCCTTATAGAGTCCACTGGTGATGAAAAGTTATTGATAGAACTTAATACATTAGCTATGAAATCAAGGATTAGTAGACTAGAAGAAATTAAGTATCAAATCGATAAACATATCAACAATACTTATTCAGAAGTTTATACAGGGACTACAGAACTTTTAAAGGCTAGTGTGAAAGATAGTTATTACAAAACTATATATGATGTTCAAAAATATGTAGGAGGAGCTTCTTTTGCTAAGGTTGATGAAAAGTTAATAAAAGAAATACTTAGTTATCCATGGAGTGGTAAAAATTACTCACAAAGGATATGGGGAACTAATAGAGATAGGTTAAAAGATATACTTGAAACTGAAATGACACAAATGATAACTAGAGGAGAGTCTTCAAGGACTGTAGCTAAAAGAGTAAGTGAGGTTATGGATGTTGGTTATGAAAGAGCTATCTCACTTATTAATACAGAGCATAGTTATGTTATGTCAGAATCTACGGCAATAGCCTTTAAAGAAAGTGGAGTTGAAAAGTATGAGTTTTTAGCTACTTTAGATACTAGAACATCTAAAACATGCCAAAGCTTAGATGGTAAAGTATTTAAGTTATCTGAACGTCAAGTGGGAGTTAATGCAAGTCCTATGCATACAAGGTGTAGAAGTACAGAAATACCCTACATTGAAGGTGATAGCTTAACTACGAGATTTGCTAGAAATAAAAATGGCAAAGGAATAGAAGTTCCTAGCAATATGAAATATGATGAATGGTATAAAAAATATGTGGAAGCTTAA
- a CDS encoding RusA family crossover junction endodeoxyribonuclease, which yields MKVNFTIDGEPVGKARPRMNTKTGRAYTPEKTRMYEDYIKLLYGCEIKHYFEGNVKLVVNAYYSIAKSDSKKVKEKKLNNILRPSKKPDIDNVYKIIADSLNDIAYKDDTQIIEGSFAKYYSDRPRVEVTIEDLA from the coding sequence ATGAAAGTTAATTTTACGATAGATGGTGAGCCAGTTGGAAAAGCTAGACCACGTATGAACACTAAAACTGGAAGAGCTTATACTCCAGAAAAAACAAGAATGTATGAAGATTACATTAAATTACTTTATGGTTGTGAGATTAAACATTACTTTGAGGGAAATGTAAAGCTTGTAGTAAATGCATATTACAGCATTGCTAAAAGCGATTCTAAGAAGGTTAAGGAAAAGAAGTTAAACAATATACTAAGACCATCTAAGAAACCAGATATAGATAATGTATATAAGATTATAGCGGATAGCTTAAATGATATTGCATATAAAGATGATACTCAGATCATAGAGGGGTCATTTGCAAAATATTATAGTGATAGACCTCGTGTTGAGGTTACAATAGAAGATTTAGCTTAA
- a CDS encoding PIN domain-containing protein gives MKNTFYEHHVKNINKSEIIENGTIFLDTNALLNLYRLSNQNREKLFEILVNVKDRLYLSNQVGKEFYKNRKKVMYMKSNLKPGLTGELSNDIDGIINKFKNLNFTSKYKDACNLVKHEQKLKDIIINNLMEMKKSVIKNIDEYETSSNYDIFQDEDEILSKVVELFEGKVIKNMSEEELNKIYEEGKKRYSKNIPPGYEDAKNKPEPECYGDLVIWKELINFAKEKNTDILFVSDDRKEDWCELISKFGQDSNRKGNKIDIGTRTDLIKEFKEKTSKLFYSITTEEFIREISKLCKIDNTKELEEESEVIREELELDKINNQEIIYSCNINSDKIELRQCNDEDKTKLEESNYYKWFGSENHNPFEMQMQIAESIGKRNEFIEKLEKRNEFIEKLEKQNEFIEKLEKQNEFMKKFEKQNEFIKNIEKHFKK, from the coding sequence ATGAAGAATACTTTTTATGAACATCATGTAAAGAATATTAATAAATCTGAAATAATAGAAAATGGGACTATATTTTTGGATACAAATGCACTATTAAACTTATATAGGTTAAGTAATCAAAATAGAGAAAAATTATTTGAAATATTAGTAAATGTAAAAGATAGATTATATTTGTCTAATCAAGTGGGTAAAGAATTTTATAAAAACAGAAAAAAAGTTATGTATATGAAGTCTAATTTAAAGCCTGGATTAACAGGAGAATTATCTAATGATATAGATGGAATAATTAATAAATTTAAAAATTTAAATTTTACGAGTAAATATAAAGATGCATGTAATTTAGTAAAACATGAACAAAAGTTAAAAGATATAATTATAAATAATTTGATGGAAATGAAAAAGAGTGTAATTAAAAATATAGATGAATATGAAACTTCATCAAATTATGATATATTTCAAGATGAAGATGAAATACTTAGTAAAGTAGTTGAGTTATTTGAAGGAAAAGTAATTAAAAATATGAGTGAAGAAGAGTTAAATAAAATATATGAAGAAGGTAAGAAAAGATATTCTAAAAATATACCTCCAGGTTATGAAGATGCTAAAAATAAGCCTGAGCCGGAATGTTATGGAGATCTAGTTATATGGAAAGAACTAATAAATTTTGCTAAAGAAAAAAATACAGATATTTTATTTGTCTCAGATGATAGAAAAGAGGACTGGTGTGAATTAATATCAAAATTTGGGCAAGATAGTAATAGAAAAGGGAATAAAATTGATATTGGAACTAGAACTGATCTGATAAAAGAATTTAAAGAAAAAACAAGCAAATTATTCTATTCAATAACAACCGAAGAATTTATACGAGAAATTTCAAAGCTTTGTAAAATAGATAATACTAAAGAATTAGAGGAAGAATCTGAGGTTATAAGAGAAGAATTAGAGCTAGATAAAATAAATAATCAAGAAATAATATATAGTTGCAATATAAATAGTGACAAAATTGAATTGAGACAGTGTAATGATGAAGATAAAACAAAATTAGAAGAAAGTAATTATTACAAATGGTTTGGAAGTGAGAATCATAATCCATTTGAAATGCAAATGCAAATTGCAGAATCTATAGGAAAACGAAATGAGTTTATAGAAAAGCTTGAAAAACGAAATGAGTTTATAGAAAAGCTTGAAAAACAAAATGAGTTTATAGAAAAGCTTGAAAAACAAAATGAGTTTATGAAAAAGTTTGAAAAACAAAATGAGTTTATAAAAAATATAGAAAAGCATTTTAAAAAATAG
- a CDS encoding HNH endonuclease signature motif containing protein, giving the protein MKTIILDGMKFTATGGKKYHYNSGIRKHLHQYIWEKTNGPIPKGHEIHHIDLDANNNDISNLQLLTIAEHKKIHKELSWNEERREWARNNLIENARPKASEWHGSDEGKEWHRKHYEKYKDKIQQKQKYICECCGNEFEAIKKPNNRFCSNNCKSKWRRNSGIDNVERECEYCKNIFIVNKYSKAKTCSLSCANKKKWEKRKLKDSPNLQE; this is encoded by the coding sequence ATGAAAACAATAATATTGGATGGTATGAAATTTACTGCAACTGGTGGGAAAAAATATCATTATAATTCGGGAATAAGAAAACATCTGCACCAATATATATGGGAAAAGACTAATGGGCCTATACCAAAAGGACATGAAATACATCATATAGATTTAGATGCGAATAATAATGATATATCTAATTTGCAACTGTTAACAATTGCTGAACATAAAAAAATTCATAAAGAATTATCTTGGAATGAAGAACGTAGAGAATGGGCCAGAAATAACTTAATCGAAAATGCAAGACCCAAGGCTAGTGAATGGCATGGAAGCGATGAAGGCAAGGAATGGCATAGAAAGCACTACGAGAAATATAAAGATAAAATACAACAAAAACAAAAATATATATGTGAGTGTTGTGGGAATGAATTTGAAGCTATAAAAAAGCCTAACAATAGATTTTGCTCTAATAATTGCAAAAGTAAATGGCGAAGAAATTCAGGAATTGATAATGTTGAAAGAGAGTGTGAATATTGTAAAAATATATTTATAGTTAATAAATATAGTAAAGCTAAAACATGTTCTTTATCATGCGCAAACAAGAAAAAATGGGAAAAACGTAAACTAAAAGATAGTCCGAACTTACAGGAATAA
- a CDS encoding major capsid protein, giving the protein MSIYDIVKAKEIGVYYNAMQKDRPPFLGEILFPVNKKLGLDLKWIKGSKGLPVALKSSAFDAKAEIRDRVGFADVNTEMPFFKESMLIKESDRQELNKLEGNAANQPYVDLITKNIFDDVTTLVDGAEVQLERMRMQLLSEGKIAIKGKDSGGTEKALDYDYQLADGQKVSSDWSQASADIIGDIEKWINDAEIRTGSKPTRAICTSATFNYLIKNEGIIAAIKGVNAGVAITKAKVKKFVEEELDLVIEIYSKKFKSEAGVTTSFFKDDVFTLLPDGNLGNTWLGTTPEESDLMSGATDAEVQLVKQGIAITTTKKTDPVNVNTKVSMIGLPSFERADEIVIATVKPS; this is encoded by the coding sequence ATGAGTATATACGATATAGTTAAAGCTAAGGAAATAGGAGTTTATTACAATGCTATGCAAAAGGATAGACCTCCATTTTTAGGAGAGATACTATTCCCTGTGAATAAAAAATTAGGATTAGATTTAAAATGGATAAAAGGTTCTAAAGGACTTCCTGTAGCATTAAAATCTAGTGCTTTTGATGCTAAGGCAGAAATAAGAGATAGAGTAGGATTTGCAGATGTAAATACTGAAATGCCTTTCTTTAAAGAGTCTATGTTAATAAAAGAATCAGATAGACAAGAATTAAATAAGTTAGAAGGCAATGCTGCTAATCAACCTTATGTTGATTTAATAACTAAGAATATCTTTGATGATGTTACAACTTTAGTTGATGGAGCAGAAGTACAACTTGAAAGAATGAGAATGCAGTTATTAAGTGAAGGTAAAATAGCTATAAAAGGAAAAGATTCTGGTGGAACTGAAAAAGCTTTAGATTATGACTATCAATTAGCTGATGGACAAAAGGTTTCTTCTGATTGGTCTCAAGCATCTGCAGATATAATAGGTGATATAGAAAAATGGATTAATGATGCAGAAATAAGAACGGGTTCAAAACCAACTAGAGCAATATGTACATCTGCCACATTTAATTATTTAATTAAAAACGAAGGTATAATAGCAGCTATAAAAGGAGTTAATGCAGGAGTAGCAATAACGAAAGCTAAAGTTAAAAAGTTTGTAGAAGAAGAACTAGACTTAGTTATAGAGATATACTCTAAGAAATTTAAATCAGAAGCAGGTGTTACAACTAGTTTCTTTAAAGATGATGTATTTACATTACTACCTGATGGAAACTTAGGTAACACTTGGTTAGGAACTACTCCAGAAGAGTCTGACTTAATGAGCGGAGCAACTGATGCAGAGGTTCAATTAGTTAAACAAGGTATAGCAATAACAACAACTAAAAAGACAGATCCTGTTAATGTTAATACAAAAGTATCTATGATAGGATTACCAAGTTTTGAAAGAGCTGATGAAATAGTAATAGCTACAGTTAAACCCAGCTAA
- a CDS encoding dUTP diphosphatase codes for MSEVIDLNYIKKEQERFAKHLETTKGIKCQQGNLKISEGQILHLQSELFEVLNETKIHKEYDNDVDRNKLLEELSDCLSCIGNIANSIDIDLVINTEIRQVSDLIKQFRELIYDTSRLDKVPKIGVSRRKLKEIIVPNFINMVYSLGFNLDELKEAYFRKMKKNYLNPKFK; via the coding sequence ATGAGTGAAGTTATAGATTTAAATTATATAAAAAAAGAGCAAGAGCGCTTTGCTAAGCATTTAGAAACTACAAAAGGTATAAAGTGTCAACAAGGTAATTTAAAAATATCAGAAGGGCAAATATTACATTTACAATCTGAGTTATTTGAGGTTTTGAATGAAACTAAAATACATAAAGAATATGACAATGATGTTGATAGAAATAAATTGTTAGAAGAGTTAAGTGATTGTTTAAGCTGCATAGGCAATATAGCTAATAGCATTGATATTGATTTAGTTATAAATACAGAAATAAGACAAGTATCGGACCTTATAAAGCAATTTAGAGAATTAATATATGATACTTCAAGACTAGATAAAGTACCTAAGATAGGAGTATCTAGAAGGAAGCTAAAAGAGATTATAGTTCCTAACTTTATAAATATGGTATATAGCTTAGGGTTTAACCTGGATGAACTTAAAGAAGCTTACTTTAGAAAAATGAAAAAGAATTATCTAAATCCTAAGTTTAAGTAA
- a CDS encoding sigma factor, which translates to MDKKELFKKVEGKLHNYKYLEMQINNIELDIKKEKMEYRGCGAISYDERTGVTYNISRTVENEVIAKEKRISKLMQNKLEKEIEKQKIENALSCLDANETNFFELFYNSKSKNNMKYISMKLHMDRSHCYTVRERLVYKIMGMLYPTYEDLPLFN; encoded by the coding sequence ATGGATAAAAAAGAATTATTTAAAAAAGTTGAAGGAAAACTACACAATTATAAATATTTAGAAATGCAAATAAATAACATAGAGTTAGATATAAAGAAAGAGAAAATGGAATACAGAGGTTGTGGAGCTATAAGTTACGATGAAAGAACAGGAGTAACTTATAACATATCAAGAACAGTAGAAAATGAGGTTATAGCAAAAGAAAAAAGAATATCTAAGTTGATGCAAAATAAATTAGAAAAAGAGATAGAAAAACAGAAAATAGAAAATGCATTGAGCTGTTTAGATGCAAATGAAACTAACTTCTTTGAACTATTTTATAATAGTAAATCTAAAAACAATATGAAATATATAAGCATGAAGCTACATATGGACCGTAGTCATTGTTATACAGTAAGGGAAAGATTAGTATATAAAATTATGGGAATGTTATATCCAACATATGAAGATTTACCATTATTTAACTAA
- a CDS encoding sigma-70 family RNA polymerase sigma factor, which produces MKTKEELLVEENIKLVHFAINKKYKRINEKIKYLGLYEDFYQEGCIGLFKAAKAFDESKGFKFTTFAFYWIDFQLRHFITRYIPKHYNDNLVSIDKKINKDDKREITLKDTIYSYDEYNGLYSDLKKFAKTTKVKDIDTIIDLSLEGLSQREISIVIGISQPEVSRRIRRFKSEFEIYSSLGELVRINKVS; this is translated from the coding sequence ATGAAAACTAAAGAGGAGTTATTAGTGGAGGAAAATATTAAGTTAGTCCACTTTGCAATAAATAAAAAATACAAAAGAATAAATGAGAAAATTAAGTATTTAGGATTGTATGAAGATTTCTATCAAGAGGGATGCATTGGCCTGTTTAAAGCAGCAAAGGCATTCGATGAAAGTAAAGGATTTAAATTTACGACATTTGCTTTTTATTGGATAGATTTTCAGTTAAGACACTTTATAACTAGATATATTCCTAAACATTACAATGACAATTTAGTGTCTATAGATAAGAAAATAAACAAAGACGACAAGAGGGAAATAACTTTAAAAGATACTATTTATAGTTACGATGAATACAACGGATTATATAGTGATTTAAAGAAATTTGCTAAAACAACTAAGGTTAAAGATATAGATACAATAATTGATCTAAGCTTAGAAGGATTATCACAAAGAGAAATATCTATAGTAATAGGAATTAGTCAACCAGAAGTATCAAGAAGAATAAGAAGATTCAAATCTGAATTTGAAATATATTCATCACTTGGAGAATTGGTAAGAATAAATAAAGTAAGTTAA
- a CDS encoding phage portal protein, with the protein MKLEKIKKIIANDKNRVEKILSEKKYYKVENDILDTGVRPKDAGNDPLRNADNRIAHNFHQLLVDEKASYMFTYPVIFDVENDKDINAKVNKTLGDDFNRKSKNLCIEASNTGSSWLHYWISNSSELKKEFKYELVNTEEIIPIYDNGLERTLEAVIRYYAVLEDVEDKIENQKFYYIEYWTKDTMERWKFKDSYAGDEVIEEPKSIKHPFGSVPFIEFANNLLKTSDLSKYKALIDLYDKVKSGFANDLEDIQQIIYILENYGGENLGEFLGDLKRYKAVKTENDGSGGGGGVKTLQIEIPVEARKVILEMLKKQIYESGQGLQQDVESVGNASGVALKFFYRKLELKSGLLETEFKSSYNKLVKAILKFLSIDENKNISQTWTRNMISNDLENAQIAQISKGVIPDELIWRNHPWADNPEEVEKMFKKQNKRMIDDYSDLGNDDE; encoded by the coding sequence ATGAAACTAGAGAAAATAAAAAAAATAATAGCTAATGATAAAAATAGGGTAGAAAAAATATTATCTGAAAAGAAATACTATAAAGTTGAAAATGATATTCTTGATACTGGCGTAAGGCCAAAGGATGCAGGTAACGACCCGTTAAGAAATGCAGATAACAGGATAGCTCACAACTTTCATCAACTACTAGTAGACGAGAAAGCTTCTTACATGTTTACTTATCCTGTTATCTTTGATGTAGAAAATGATAAAGATATAAACGCTAAAGTAAATAAAACATTAGGTGATGATTTCAATAGAAAATCTAAAAACTTATGCATAGAAGCTTCTAATACAGGAAGTTCGTGGCTTCATTATTGGATAAGCAATTCTAGTGAATTAAAAAAAGAATTCAAGTATGAGTTAGTAAACACAGAAGAGATTATTCCTATATATGATAATGGATTAGAAAGAACTCTTGAGGCTGTTATTAGATACTATGCAGTATTGGAAGATGTTGAAGATAAGATAGAGAACCAGAAGTTTTACTATATAGAGTATTGGACAAAAGACACTATGGAAAGATGGAAGTTTAAAGACTCTTATGCAGGTGATGAAGTAATTGAAGAACCTAAAAGTATTAAGCATCCTTTTGGAAGTGTTCCGTTTATAGAGTTTGCTAATAACTTACTAAAAACAAGTGATCTATCTAAGTATAAAGCATTGATTGACTTATACGATAAAGTTAAAAGTGGATTTGCAAATGACTTAGAAGATATTCAGCAGATTATATATATCCTTGAAAATTACGGAGGAGAGAATTTAGGAGAATTCCTCGGAGATTTAAAAAGATATAAAGCTGTAAAAACTGAGAATGATGGTTCTGGTGGAGGCGGTGGAGTTAAGACTCTTCAAATAGAAATACCTGTTGAAGCTAGAAAAGTTATCTTAGAAATGTTAAAAAAACAGATATATGAAAGTGGTCAAGGACTTCAACAAGATGTAGAATCTGTAGGTAATGCATCGGGTGTTGCTCTTAAGTTTTTCTACAGAAAGTTAGAGTTAAAGTCTGGACTATTGGAAACCGAATTTAAATCTTCTTATAATAAATTAGTAAAAGCAATATTGAAATTCTTATCCATAGATGAAAATAAAAATATAAGTCAAACATGGACTAGAAATATGATAAGTAACGATTTAGAAAATGCTCAAATAGCTCAGATTAGTAAAGGTGTTATACCTGATGAATTAATTTGGAGGAATCACCCTTGGGCTGATAATCCAGAGGAAGTTGAAAAGATGTTTAAAAAGCAAAATAAGCGTATGATTGATGATTATTCAGATTTAGGAAACGATGATGAATAG
- a CDS encoding YopX family protein: MKEIKIRAWDKFNKVMVYSDKNYPLSEYKIEFDWTNENKLSLMKLIDARYVEFRTFDADIMQSTGLEDKNGKEIYTGDIIKVLRKHWNNCGKEYLEKITEEIGEVVFYKNWEISLKTKEKEGTLYQPFLWMFEDEEDHQIEIIGNIYENKDLLK; this comes from the coding sequence ATGAAAGAAATTAAAATTAGGGCTTGGGATAAATTTAATAAAGTTATGGTTTATTCAGATAAAAATTATCCGCTGAGTGAATATAAAATAGAATTTGATTGGACTAATGAAAATAAGCTTTCACTGATGAAATTAATAGATGCTAGATACGTAGAGTTTAGAACTTTTGATGCAGATATTATGCAATCCACTGGATTAGAAGATAAAAACGGTAAAGAAATATATACAGGGGATATAATCAAAGTACTTAGAAAACATTGGAATAACTGCGGGAAAGAATACCTTGAAAAAATAACAGAAGAAATAGGAGAGGTTGTATTTTATAAAAATTGGGAGATATCATTAAAAACAAAAGAAAAAGAAGGGACTTTATATCAACCATTTTTATGGATGTTTGAAGATGAGGAAGATCATCAAATTGAGATAATAGGAAACATATATGAGAATAAAGACTTATTAAAATAA
- a CDS encoding phage scaffolding protein: MKRSFLKELGLESEVIDKIMTENGKDIEKYKTELEDYVEEVRDLKAGKVDVSKEIEKAIKEKEEEYKERFEKAEKYDSVFEELETLKKDNAAKEYAKKVEKFFEENNIDFTSSIAKEAILNKFKEKDFKLNEDKFGEDVSKFMKELQESNKDAFKELEKENSNKNQTYKYTPKGANTNPGEVESLGARLAKQSIESNGSNHNYFGGGQ; the protein is encoded by the coding sequence ATGAAAAGAAGTTTTTTAAAAGAATTAGGTCTTGAGAGTGAAGTTATAGATAAGATAATGACTGAGAATGGCAAAGACATAGAAAAATATAAAACTGAGTTAGAAGATTACGTTGAAGAAGTTAGAGACTTAAAAGCTGGTAAAGTAGATGTCTCAAAGGAGATAGAAAAAGCTATAAAGGAAAAAGAAGAAGAATACAAGGAACGCTTTGAGAAAGCTGAGAAGTATGATTCTGTATTTGAAGAGCTAGAAACTCTAAAGAAAGATAATGCTGCTAAGGAATATGCTAAAAAAGTAGAAAAATTCTTTGAAGAAAATAATATAGACTTTACAAGCTCTATTGCTAAAGAAGCTATACTTAATAAGTTTAAAGAAAAAGACTTTAAGTTAAATGAAGATAAGTTTGGAGAAGATGTATCTAAATTCATGAAAGAATTGCAAGAAAGTAATAAAGATGCTTTTAAAGAGTTAGAGAAAGAAAATTCTAATAAGAACCAAACATATAAATACACTCCAAAGGGAGCGAATACAAACCCAGGAGAGGTTGAAAGTTTAGGAGCAAGATTAGCTAAACAATCAATAGAATCAAATGGAAGTAACCATAATTATTTCGGAGGTGGCCAATAA
- a CDS encoding PBSX family phage terminase large subunit: protein MIKDRINKLKEKVAKMKSCRGVNTIKKATIKFSPFSKKQKKVLTWWLPNSPVSNKDGIIADGAIRSGKTISMSLSYVVWAMSSFNGQSFGMCGKTIGSFRRNVLFWLKLMLKARKYKVEDKRADNLMVVSKGEVTNYFYIFGGKDERSQDLIQGITLAGCFFDEVALMPESFVNQATGRCSVDGSKFWFNCNPDGPYHWFKTNWIDKQEEKNILYLHFTMDDNLSLSEKIKKRYAGMYSGIFYQRYILGLWVVAEGIIYSMFDKEKHVVKASDYKYKEYYVSCDYGTQNPTSFGLWGKTFDNKHVMIKEYYYSGRDTGIQKTDVEYSNDLKEFVNGCKIRFVIVDPSAASFIAQLKKDKFKVKQAKNAVLDGIRLVASLLTETKILFDESCKDTFKEFSSYIWDEEACKKGDDKAVKDHDHSINITVEYKSEY, encoded by the coding sequence ATGATTAAGGATAGAATAAATAAACTTAAAGAAAAAGTAGCTAAAATGAAATCGTGTAGAGGTGTTAACACTATAAAAAAAGCTACTATAAAATTCAGCCCATTTTCTAAGAAGCAAAAGAAAGTTTTAACATGGTGGCTTCCAAATAGTCCAGTAAGCAATAAAGATGGAATTATAGCAGATGGAGCTATTAGAAGTGGTAAGACAATATCTATGTCACTATCATATGTAGTTTGGGCCATGAGTAGCTTTAATGGTCAAAGTTTTGGTATGTGTGGTAAGACTATTGGATCATTTAGACGTAATGTTCTGTTTTGGTTAAAATTAATGCTTAAAGCTAGAAAATATAAAGTTGAAGATAAAAGAGCAGACAATCTTATGGTAGTTAGTAAAGGAGAAGTTACTAACTATTTTTATATTTTTGGAGGAAAAGATGAACGGTCACAGGACCTTATACAAGGTATAACATTAGCAGGATGTTTCTTTGATGAGGTTGCTTTAATGCCCGAGTCATTTGTTAACCAGGCTACAGGTCGTTGCTCTGTTGATGGTTCTAAGTTTTGGTTTAACTGTAACCCAGATGGACCTTATCATTGGTTTAAAACTAATTGGATAGATAAACAGGAAGAAAAGAATATACTTTATTTGCATTTCACAATGGATGATAATCTTTCATTATCAGAAAAAATTAAAAAGAGATATGCAGGTATGTATTCCGGTATATTCTATCAAAGATATATTTTAGGATTATGGGTAGTAGCAGAAGGTATTATATACTCTATGTTTGATAAAGAGAAGCATGTTGTTAAAGCTTCTGATTACAAATATAAAGAGTATTATGTATCGTGTGACTATGGTACTCAGAACCCTACATCTTTTGGATTATGGGGGAAAACTTTTGATAATAAGCATGTAATGATTAAAGAATATTATTACTCTGGAAGAGATACAGGAATTCAAAAAACAGATGTAGAGTATTCTAATGATCTTAAAGAATTTGTTAATGGATGCAAAATAAGGTTTGTAATAGTAGACCCTTCTGCAGCTTCTTTTATAGCTCAATTAAAGAAAGACAAGTTTAAAGTTAAACAAGCTAAAAATGCAGTATTAGATGGAATAAGACTAGTAGCTAGTTTATTAACTGAAACTAAAATACTATTTGATGAAAGCTGTAAAGATACTTTCAAAGAGTTTAGTTCTTACATTTGGGATGAGGAAGCTTGTAAAAAAGGTGATGATAAAGCTGTTAAAGATCATGACCACTCGATAAACATAACTGTCGAGTATAAATCGGAGTATTAA
- the terS gene encoding phage terminase small subunit, producing MARVRSPNRDRAYEIYKEHNGNITNREIANTLDISEKTISGWKAKDKWVEKLNGVLQKEIQSTPKEKRTKGGQIGNKNASGPPGNKHAVKTGEFESIFFDTLEEEELNLISNIEIEKKKLLEQEIQLLTVRERRMLKRIELLKEKEMTLVSTKSGVEKGMDTELNEYEATLGQIQSIEDALTRVQDKKQKAIDSLHKFEIDEHKLELTVMKLELEIMKQGGQEDEVEDDGFIGALEAQVGDAWDD from the coding sequence ATGGCTCGTGTAAGAAGCCCGAATAGAGATAGAGCATATGAGATATATAAAGAGCACAATGGAAATATTACAAATAGAGAAATTGCAAATACTTTAGATATATCTGAAAAAACTATATCTGGATGGAAAGCTAAAGACAAATGGGTTGAAAAGTTAAATGGAGTACTCCAAAAAGAAATACAGAGTACTCCGAAAGAAAAACGTACCAAAGGTGGTCAGATAGGAAATAAAAATGCCTCTGGACCTCCTGGTAATAAACATGCAGTTAAGACAGGTGAGTTTGAAAGTATATTCTTTGACACATTAGAAGAAGAGGAGCTTAATCTAATAAGTAATATAGAAATAGAAAAAAAGAAACTACTAGAGCAAGAGATCCAGCTTCTAACAGTTAGAGAAAGAAGAATGTTAAAAAGAATAGAACTTTTAAAAGAAAAGGAAATGACGTTAGTTTCAACTAAAAGTGGTGTTGAAAAAGGCATGGACACAGAACTTAATGAATATGAAGCTACTTTAGGACAAATACAAAGTATAGAAGATGCCTTAACTAGAGTTCAAGATAAAAAGCAAAAGGCTATAGATTCTCTACATAAGTTTGAAATAGATGAACATAAACTAGAGCTTACAGTTATGAAGCTTGAACTTGAAATAATGAAGCAAGGTGGACAAGAAGATGAGGTTGAAGATGATGGATTTATAGGTGCTTTAGAAGCTCAAGTAGGTGATGCTTGGGATGATTAA